A genomic region of Oryza glaberrima chromosome 1, OglaRS2, whole genome shotgun sequence contains the following coding sequences:
- the LOC127768949 gene encoding uncharacterized protein LOC127768949 — MSLPNLESSTALQMESEPIVGCDGDGCASGAGTWPLHHFRRLDGVHCRLCSSCLLLEYRSFYCCCCFLLLGPEPPAHFDDGDPILAPPVPVATCRLCNEAVAHRYCLQSDDDTFVCAACVAAAHGWRFSYTPTAPPPAALAATTTGGVVSDAPLDIRATRIMLLASRISLAVLRKAAAAARATAERLFVEAKAEKARAYRALAVALGVDAEVPSANHDADEPEPLPMLQAPPPPEDMAPESSSTATNLGALPPSENVAPPESDASSVAMALAMAPPSENLPSEGNLVAMAMGLDLNAPPPSPAADTIGVGDVAEMTMAAEASSSSPPPPPPPPPQPRRRPLQLFPDDDM; from the exons ATGTCTTTGCCTAATCTA GAAAGCAGCACGGCGCTACAAATGGAGTCGGAGCCCATCGTcggctgcgacggcgacggctgcgcctccggcgccggcaccTGGCCGCTCCACCACTTCCGCCGCCTCGACGGCGTCCACTGCCGCCTCTGCTCGTCGTGCCTCCTGCTCGAGTACCGCTCcttctactgctgctgctgcttcctcctcctcggcccggAGCCGCCCGCCCacttcgacgacggcgacccCATCCTCGCGCCGCCGGTCCCCGTCGCCACCTGCAGGCTCTGCAACGAGGCCGTCGCTCACCGCTACTGCCTCCAGTCCGACGACGACACCTTCGTCTGCGCCGCCTGCGTCGCGGCCGCGCACGGCTGGCGCTTCTCGTACACGcctacggcgccgccgccggcggcgctggcggccaccaccaccggcggcgtcgTCAGCGACGCCCCGCTCGACATACGCGCGACGCGGATCATGCTCTTGGCCTCGCGGATCTCGCTGGCCGTCCTGAGgaaggcggccgccgcggcgcgcgcgacgGCGGAGCGCCTGTTCGTGGAAGCCAAGGCCGAGAAGGCGCGCGCGTACCGCGCTCTCGCCGTGGCCCTGGGCGTCGACGCGGAGGTGCCGTCTGCAAACCATGACGCCGACGAGCCGGAGCCCCTCCCGATGctgcaggcgccgccgccgccggaggacaTGGCGCCGGAGAGCAGCAGCACCGCGACGAACTTGGGCGCCTTACCGCCGTCCGAGAACGTGGCGCCGCCGGAAAGCGACGCGTCGAGCGTGGCCATGGCGCTGgcgatggcgccgccgtcggagaaCCTGCCATCGGAAGGCAACCtggtggccatggccatgggccTGGACCTCAACGCTCCACCGCCATCCCCGGCCGCAGACACCATCGGCGTGGGCGACGTCGCAGAGATGACAATGGCTGCCGAGGCCAGcagctcgtcgccgccaccgccaccgccaccgccgccgcagccgcggcggcggccactgCAGCTGTTTCCGGACGACGACATGTAA